Sequence from the Burkholderia stabilis genome:
AGCGCTGGCGCACCGGCCGCGTGCTGCTCGCGGGCGATGCGGCGCACACGATGATGCCGTACATGGGACAAGGCGCGTGCTCCGGCATGCGCGACGGCATCAACCTCGCGTGGAAGCTCGACCTGGTGCTGACCGGGCGCGCGTCGGACGACCTGCTCGATACCTACGAAACCGAACGCCGCCCGCACGTGAGCGCGATCACGCAGATGTCGCTGTTTCTCGGGCAGGTCGTCAACGAAGATGATCCGCGCAAGGTCGCCGAGCGCGACGCGGCATTCCGCTCCGGCAACATGCCGCCGATGCCGCCGTTCCCGAAGATCGGCCATGGCATCGTGCACGACGAAACCGACGGCACGCTGCTGCCGACGACGGGCGCGCCGGCGCCGCAAGGACGTGCACGCCGCGGCGCAGCCGAGGGCCGCCTCGACGACGTGGTCGGCCAGGGTTTCCAGCTGATCGCGCGCGAGCACCCTTCCCGCTATCTCGACGCGACGCAGCGCGCGTTCCTCGCGCAGCTCGGCTGTCACGTGGCCGTGCTGTCCGACGACGTGAGCACACCGGATGCCGTGATCGATCTCGACGGCGAACAACATGCATTCATGAACGCGCACGGGATCGGCGCGTATATCAGGCGCCCCGACTTCATCGTGTTCGGCTCGGTGGCCGACCTGCGCGACCTCGGCGCGCTCGTCGACGATCTGCGCGACAAGCTGCACTGGTCGGCGCTGTCCACCGAGCCGTCCGCGACCGCGGCGGCCGGCGTACACGCATCGTGAAGGAGACACACGCATGACGACCGAACTGTCACCCTTCGCGCTGTCGCTGCAACGCGCGATGCCCGTCACGCGCTTGCTCGATTGCGGGATGGACTATGCGGACGCGATGGCGCTGCATGCGCGCACGTCGGCGGGCGAACCTTGGGATGTCGCGGCCGAAGCGCTGGCCGATGCGCAGCTCGCGCGCGCCACGCAAGCGGCGGACACCGGCCACCTCGTCACGGCCGCCGACGCTCAGGCGATGGCGATCGCAAATCTGCTGTTCGCGCAGATGGCGTTCAACCACGACGTACCGCGCAAGCGTGCGCTGTATGCGCGGCTCGTCGAAGCGTCGCACGATCTCGCACGCTGGTCCGACAAACGGATCGAACGCGTCGAAGTGCCGTTCGGCGACGCGCGCCTGATCGGCTGGCTCGTCAAGCCGGCGGCTGAGCGTGTACGCGGCACCGTGATCGTGTTTGGCGGCCAGAGCGGCTGGGGCTTCGCGTATTGGCCGATCGCGCGCGCGCTCGCGGCGCGCGGCCTCGCCACGCTGCTCGCCGAAGGGCCGGGCCAGGGCGAGACGCGTCTCGAACAGCGGATCTTCGTCGACGTCGACATGAGCGCCGCGTACCGGCGCTTCGTCGATCATGTCGCCGACCGCTCGCCCGGGCCGATCGGTATCTGGGGGAATAGCATCGGCGGGTTGTGGGCGGCTTCGACCGCCGCGGCCGACCGGCGCATCGCGGCCTGCTGCGTGAACGGCGCGCTGTCGGCCCCGACGCTGCTGCCGTTCCGCACGTTCGTCGAACAGGCTGCAGCGATGCTCGGCAACGACGATCCGGATGCAGTCACCGCGAACTTCGTTCGGATGAGCTTTTCATCCGAGCGCGACCGCATCGCGTGTCCGTTGCTGGTGCTGCACGGCGGCGAGGACCCGCTGATCCGGCTCGACGATCAGCAGCCGTTTCTCGATGCGGCAACGTCCGGCGACGCGACGCTAAAAGTGTGGCCGGATGGCGAGCACACGATCTACAACCACGCGTCGGAGCGAACCGCGTTCGTCTGCGACTGGTTCGTCGAGCGGCTGGCGCGCGCGGATGGCGTGTGACGATGCGGGCGCCGCACGTGTATTGATCGCCCTGCGGCAGGCAGTGCGTTCACGCATCCGTCCGTGACGACCAGCCGCACGAAACACCGGCCGGACTGCAATTACCGCACGACAGACAACGGCCCCGCGTTCAGCCGTTGACCTTGAACGCCGGAAGCTGCTGCCCGAGCCGTGCGCCCATCTCCGCGCCGAGCGCCTGCAGCGCATTGAACGGACGGATCATCACTTCGAATTCGACGATCCGCCCGTCGTCGTCGAAGCGGATCATGTCGATCCCCTTCAACGCCTTGTCGCCGACGCTCGCGCTGAACTCCAGCACCACGTTCTTGCCGTCGTCGGCGACGAACTGGCGGTGATAGGTGAAGTCCTCGAGAATCGTGATCACCGTGCGCAGCGCCATCAACAGCGCGGGCGCCGGTCCGTACGGCTTGAACGCCATCGGCGAGCGGAATACCGCATCCGGATGGACGATCGCGTCCAGCGCGCCGAGGTCCTTGCGTTCAATCAGCGCATGCCATGTGTCGAGCGATTTCGCGACAGCGGGATGAACATGCATCGGTAAATTCGTCATCGCAGACTCCTGTTTCGTCGGATGTGAAAGGAACGAAGCAACATCAAAGCGTGGCGGCCAGCGTCGTGCCCTGATGAATCGCGCGCTTCGCATCGAGTTCCGACGCTTCGTACGCACCGCCGATCAGGTGAACCTTGCAGCCCGCGGCCTGCAATTGCACGGCCAGTTCGCGCAACGGCTCCTGCCCGGCGCAGATCACCACGTTGTCCACCGGCAGCGTCTGTTCGACACCGTCGATCGTCACGTGGAAGCCTTCATCGTCGATGCGCCGGTAAGTGACCGCCGACGACATCCCGACGCCGCGCGCCTTCAGCCCCGTGCGGTGAATCCATCCGGTGGTCTTGCCGAGCCCGTCGCCGACCTTCGACGCCTTGCGCTGCAGCAGATGCACCTGTCGTGCTGCCGCCTCGGGCTGCGCGTCGCTCAAGCCGCCGGCGTTCGCATACGACTGGTCGACGCCCCATTCGGCGAAGAACCGGTCCGCATCGCGGCTCGTGCCTTCGCCGCGATGGATGAGGAATTCCGCGACGTCGAAGCCGATTCCGCCGGCGCCGACGATCGCGACGCTGCGGCCCACGGCCTTGTCGTCGCGCAGCACGTCGAGATAGCCGAGCGTCTTCGCATGATCGACGCCGTCGATCGGCGGCGTGCGCGGCACGATGCCCGTCGCGAGCACCACTTCGTCGAACTCGCCTTCCAACAGCATCTCGGCAGTCGCACGCGTATCGAGATGAAGCGTCACGCCGCGCAGTTCGATCTGCCGGCGGAAATAGCGCAGCGTTTCGTTGAACTCTTCCTTGCCGGGCACCTTCTTCGCGATGTTGAACTGGCCGCCGATTTCGGCAGCGGCTTCATACAGCGTCACCGCGTGCCCGCGCTCGGCCGCCGTGACTGCAAAGCCGAGGCCTGCCGGGCCGGCGCCGACCACCGCGATCCGTTTGCGCTGCTGCGCGGGACGAATCACGAGTTCGGTTTCATGGCACGCGCGCGGATTCACGAGACACGACGTGATCCTGCCGCTGAACGTGTGGTCGAGACACGCCTGATTGCAGCCGATGCAGGTGTTGATTTCGTCCGCGCGCCCTTCCCGCGCCTTGCGGACGAATTCGGCATCGGCGAGGAACGGCCGCGCCATCGACACCATGTCGCAATAGCCGTCGGCGAGCAGCTGCTCGGCGACTTCCGGCGTATTGATCCGGTTGGTCGCGACGAGCGGAATGCCGACCTTGCCCATCAGTTGCCGCGTCACCCACGCATACGCGGCCCGCGGCACCTTGGTCGCGATGGTCGGAATGCGCGCCTCGTGCCAGCCGATGCCGGTATTGAGGATCGTCGCGCCGGCCGCCTCGATCGCCTGCGCGAGCCGGATCACCTCGTCGAGCGTCGAGCCGCCTTCGACGAGATCGAGCATCGACAGCCGGTAGATGACGATGAAATTCGCGCCGACCCGCTCGCGCACGCGCCGCACGATCTCGACCGCGAAGCGGATGCGTCTCTCGTATGCGCCGCCCCACGCATCGTCTCGATGGTTCGTGCGCGCGGCGATGAACTCGTTGATCAGGTAGCCTTCGGAGCCCATGATTTCGACGCCGTCGTAGCCCGCATGCTGCGCGAGCGCCGCGCATCGCACGAAATCGGCAATCGTCTCATCGACCTCGTCGCTACTGAGCGCATGCGGCGTGAACGGGTTGATCGGCGCTTTCAGCGCGCTCGGCGCGGCAAGCGCCGGGTGATAGGCATAACGCCCGAAATGCAGGATCTGCAACGCGATCTTGCCGCCCTCCGCATGCACCGCGCGCGTCACGACACGATGACGCTCGGCCTCCGCTTCGGTCGTCAGCATCGCGCCGCCCAGCGCCGGACGGCCACGTTCGTTCGGCGCGAAGCCGCCCGTGACGATCAGGCCAGCCTCGCCTCGCGCGCGCTCCGCATAAAACGCCGCCATCCGCTCGAAGCCGTTCGGTGCTTCCTCCAGACCGACGTGCATCGACCCCATCAACACGCGGTTCCTGAGCGACGTGAAGCCAAGTTCGAGCGGGGTCGTCAAATGCGGATAGCGGGACATCGGCAGGCTCCGGTTAATGCAACAAGTTGCAGAGATACTAGCGCGCCGATTTCGTTTATGCAACATGTTGCACAAACAAGGCTACCCACTTGTCCCCTGGACCCGATATGGCAAGATGCGGTTCATTCGCGCCCTTTTCCGATCCGACATGTCCTTGCCTCACGCGCTCCTCACCGCTCTCGCCGAACGCCCCGGCTCCGGCTCCGAACTCGCCGACCGTTTCGATCGCTCGATCGGCTATTTCTGGCAGGCGACGCATCAGCAGATCTATCGCGAGCTCGGGCGTCTCGAAGAAACGGGCTGGATCGAATCGCTGCCCGCCGAATCGGGGCGCGGCCGCAAGCGCGCGTACCGGATCCTGCCGGCCGGCAAGAAGGAGCTGCGGCGCTGGATCGCCGAACAGGAAGATCCGACGCCGCTGCGCGAAGCATTGATGGTCCGCCTGCGTGCGGAAGCGGTGCTGGGTCCTGCCGGCCTCGAGGATGAAATCAGGCGGCGCATCGCGCTCCATCAGGAGAAACTCGACCTGTATCTGCAGATCGAGGCGCGCGATTTTTCGGAAGAATGCGATTCGCGCGCGAAGCGCCTGCAGCACCTGGTGCTGCAGGCCGGCATCGCGAACGAACGGTTCTGGGTCGAGTTTTCGCAGGATGCGCTCGACACCCTGCGCTTGCCGAAGGACTGATCGGCGTTCGGCTCACGCTGCCGGCGCGATACGCAACGCGGCGCGCCCGATCCGCGCATCGAGGCTGAACGCACCCGCGCCGAAGTACGCGATCTGCAGCAGGCCGCCGGCCATCATCACGTTCTTCAGGAAGTGGATCATCTGGTTCTGGTCGGCGAAGTTGTGATGGAAGAACACCGCGGTCACCAGGCTGAACAGCGCCATCGCCAGCGCCACGGGACGGGCCCGATAACCCGACATCAGCAGCAGGCCGCCACCCGCTTCGACCAGCACCGCGACCACGAATGCGAGCGACGGCGCCGGCAAGCCGACCGATGCGATGTAGCCGACGGTTGTCGCGTGCGCGGCCAGCTTGCTCAACCCGCTCATCAGAAACGGCGCGCCGATCAGAATGCGGCCGAGAAGCGGAAGATACTTGTAACGATCCATGATGAACTCCTGAAATGAAATGATTCGATGGACTGGGAAATAAAGGCACTCAGCCGGCGTCCACCATCACCAGCTCAGAATCTTCGAGCGCGGTGATGGTCACCGCACCCTCGTTCGTGATCGCGACGCCGTCGAGCGGCCCCACGCGTTCTCCGTTCACTTCGATGCGCCCCGAAGCCGCGACGAGATACGCGCGGCGCGATGCGCCCAATACGTGCCGGACCTGCTCGCCCGTCTTCAGCGTCGCGCCGAGCACCCGCGCATCGGCACGGATCGGCAGCGCGCCGTCGTCGCCGGCGAAACCGCTCGCCAGCACGACGAACCGTCCGGACCGGTCGCCTTTCGGAAACTGCTTCGTATCCCACGCGGGCGCCCCGCCGCCGGCGCGCGGCACCAGCCAGATCTGATAGACCTTCAGCGGCACGTCGCCCCGGTTGAACTCGGCATGACGGATGCCCGTTCCCGCGCTCATGACCTGGACGTCGCCCGCGCCGATCGTTCCTTCGGAACCCAAAGTGTCGCGATGGCCGAGCACGCCCTGCCGCACGTACGTGATGATTTCCACGTCGCGGTGCCCGTGCATCGGGAACCCGCTGCCGACAGCGATCTCGTCGTCGTTCCAGACGATCAGCGGGCCCAGCGGCGCATGCTCGGGCGTGCCGTCCGGCGTGACCGCGAAGTGATATTTCGCGCGCAGCCAGCCGTGATTCGCCGCATCCAGTGATTCCCAACGCCGATGAGTGAGCATGTCCGCATCCTTTTTCCTGCTGCCCTGACGACGGGCGGTTACCTGGCGGCGCCGCACCGGAATCTGCGAAGCGCCGAACCTTGGATGAATGCTAATTTCGCAAAGATCGCTCGCATATCTCCTGAATCGCAACGTATCATTGCCGCCAGTAGAACGATCTCGTCGAACGGAGCCGTCGCCATGTACCCCATCACCGACCTGAACGATTTGCGGCTCTTCGCGGAAGTGGTCGAACACGGCAGCTTCACGGCCGCCGCGCGCAGCCTCGGCGCGCAGACTTCGAAGCTCAGCCGGCGCATTCGCGCGCTCGAGGAGGAGCTCGGCGTGCGCCTGCTCAATCGCACGAGCCGGAGCCTGTCGCTGACGGAAACCGGGCGGCAGTTCCATCAGCATTGCGTCGCGCTGGTCGCGGAATCGAGGGCCGCGAAGGACATCGTGGATCGAACGCGCACGCAGCCGCAGGGCACCGTGCGCATCAGCTGCCCGGTCGGGTTGCTGGGCTCGGGCGTCGCCGCAATCGTCGCGCGCTACATCGAGAACAATCCGCAGGTTCAGGTGCTGCTCGATGCGACCAACCGGCGCGTGGACGTGGTCGAGGAAGGCCTGGATTTCGCGATCCGGGTCCGCGTTCCGCCGCTGGAGAACACCGATCTCGCGGTTCGGCAGTTGGGGGTATCGGTGCGGATTCTCGTCGCCAGCCCGGCGCTGGCCGCACGTTATCCGGCGCCTGAGTCGATCGACAGCCTGAAGGACTGGCCGACGGTGTCAATGGCCGGCGGCGGCGACCGGTTCGTGTGGAACCTGACGGACGCCGACGGGCGCGCGACGTCGTTCGCCCATCGGCCGCGCCTGGCCACCGACGATCTGGCGAGCCTGCGGATCGCGGCGATCGGCGGCATCGGCGTGGCCGAATTGCCGCGCGAACTGGTGAGCGCCGATCTTCAGGCCGGGCAGCTGATTCGCCTGCTGCCCGCGTTGTCGACGCCGCCGGGGCTCGTCCACGCGATCTTCCCGACGCGTCGCGGCATGGTGCCGGCGGTGCGCCATCTGCTCGATGCGCTCGTCGCGGGTTTCGAGGAATTGAACCGGATCGCGTGACGGTTGCCGGCACGACGCGCGCAGTGCGCGGCCTGCACCGGCCGCCGCGCGTCAGGTCCGGATCATGCGTCCGGCAGGATCACCACCTTGCCCTTCACCTGCCGGTTCGCCATCCGCGCAATCGCGTCGGCCGCGCCGGCGAGCGGCACGTGCTCGGTGATCGCGGGCCGCACCTTGCCGGCTGCGAACCATTCGGCGAGCTGCTGCATGTTTGCCCTATGCTGCGCGGGGTCGCGGCGCACCGCATCGCCCCAGAACACGCCGAGAATGTCGCGCTCCTTGAGCAGCGCGAGGTTCAGCGCGATCTTCGGGATCTCGCCCGCGGCGAAACCGACCACGAGGAACCGGCCGCGCCACGCGGTCGCGCGCAGCGCCGCCTCGGTGTAGGCGCCGCCCACCGGATCGTAGACGACGTCGGCGCCGCGCCCGCCGGTCAGCTCGTCCACGCGGCGGCGCAGGTCTTCGGCCGCATAGTCGATCGTCTCGTCGGCGCCGGCGTCGCGGCACAGCGCGAGTTTGTCCGCACTCGACGCCGCCGCGATCACACGCGCGCCGAGCGCCTTCGCGATCTCGATCGCGGCAAGCCCGACACCGCCCGCCGCACCCAGCACGAGCAGCGTCTCGCCCGATTGCAGACGCGCGCGCTGCTGCAATGCGTGCAGCGACGTGCCGTAAGCGAGCACGAGCGCCGCGCCCTGCTCGAACGTCATGCCGGGCGGCAGCGCGGCGATCTGGTGTGCATCGGCCACGCACTGTTGCGCGAACCCGCCGTGGCCGGTGAACGCGACCACGGAATCGCCGGGCCGCCACGCGGTCACGCCTTCGCCGACCGCATCGATCACGCCGGCGAACTCCGCGCCCGGCGAGAACGGCAGCGCCGGCTTCACCTGATACAGGCCCTGGACGATCAGCGCGTCGGGGAAATTGAGCGACGCGGCCTTCACCTGGACCCGGACCTGGCCCGCGGCCGGCTCGGGAATCGCGACGTCCTCGATGCGCAAGCTGTCGATCGGGCCGAATGCGGTACACAACAGGGCTTTCATGCGGTTCTCTCTCCTTGCACGGCGCGGCCGCGCATCGATGCAGCCTGCGGGGTGCGCCCGCAAGGCAGGTTCACGACGAAGAAGCGGCGGCCGCCAGTAGAGGCACCCGCCCTATCGTCAGCATTCCGGAATGGACTCGCGGCAACGTTCAGAACCACGCGTCGCGCATGTCGAGCGTCGTCGTGTCGACGCTCGACAGCAGATCGAGCTGCGCGTCCACCTTCGGCAATTCCCAGTTGAAAAAGAAACGGGCCGCCGCACGCTTGCCGTCGTGGAAATCGTCACTGTGCCCATGCGCGGCAAGCGTCACGTCGAGCCACAGCCAAGCAACGACGAGATGGCCGAACGCTTCCAGATACACGCTCGCATTCGCGAGCCGCTGCTGCGGATCGCCGAGCGCGCCCAACTGTTGCGTGACGTCGCGCAGCCGCGCCCAGCGCCGGGCAAGCGCATCGGCCTGCTCGTGCAGGCCGGCATCCAGCGCCCGCGCGCGTTCGACGGTCGCGCCGATCCGTGCGTCGAGCGCGCGCAGCGACGCGCCGTCGTCCTGCACGACCTTGCGGCCCAGCAGGTCGAGCGCCTGGATGCCGTGCGTGCCTTCGTGAATCGGATTCAGGCGATTGTCGCGATAGAGCCGCTCGACCGCGTAATCGCGCGTGTAGCCGTAGCCGCCGTGCACCTGGATCGCGAGATCGTTCGCCGCGAGACACCACTGCGACGGCCAGCTTTTCGCGATCGGCGTCAGGATGTCGAGCAGGCGCGCGGCGTTGGCGCGTACGTCGGCGTCCGCATGCGCGCGCCCTTCGTCGACCAGCTTCGCGCAGTACAGGATCAGCGCGAGGCCGCCTTCGACATACGCTTTCTGCGCGAGCAGCATCCGCCGCACGTCCGGATGCGCGACGATCGGCGCCTGCGGCGCGGCCGCATCCTTGCCGGCCGGCCCGAGCGGACGCCCCTGCGGCCGGTTGCGCGCGTAGTCGAGCGCATGCAGATAACCCGTGTAGCCGAGCGCCACCGCGCCCGCCCCAACCCCGATACGCGCCTCGTTCATCATGTGGAACATGTACGCCAGGCCGTGGTTCGGCTGGCCGACCAGATAGCCGATCGCGCCGGCGCGCCCCTCGGGGCGGTAACGCGTGCCTTCGCCGAAATTCAGCAGGCAGTTCGTCGTGCCGCGATAGCCCATCTTGTGGTTCAGCCCGGCGAGCACGACGTCGTTGTGTTCGCCGGGTGCGCCGCCATCGGTTCCCGGCAGGTACTTGGGCACGATGAACAGCGAGATGCCGCGCGTGCCGGGTAGCAGCCGGCCGTGTTCGTCGGGAATCTTCGCGAGCACGAGGTGCACGATGTTCTCCGCCAGCTCGTGCTCGCCGCCGGAGATCCACATCTTGTTGCCGGTCAGCCGGTAGCGCGGGCCGAGCGGCGAATCGCCCTCGAAATCCGCGCGCGTCACGATGTCGGACAGCGACGAACCGGCTTGCGGCTCGGACAGGCACATCGTGCCGAAGAAGCGCCCTTCCAGCTCCGGGCGCGCGAATGCGTCGATCTGCGCGGGGCTACCGTGCGCGATCAGCAGGTTCGCGTTCGCGACGCTCAGGAACGGATAAGCGGCCGTCGCGATGTTCGCGGCCTGGAAGAACAGGAACGACGCGGCTTCGACGAGTTTCGGCAAGCGCATGCCGCCGAGCGCCTCGTCGTGCCCGGCCGCGATCAGCCCGGCATCCGCGAAAGCCCGCACGGCCGGTTCGACTTCCGGGATCAGCGTCACGCGCTCGCCGTCGAAATGCGGTTCCTCGCGATCGCCGCGCGCCGCATGCGGCGCGAACAGCTCGGCCGCCATGCGCTCGCTGGTATCGAGCACGGCCTCGAACGTCTCGCGGCTGTGGTCCGCATAGTGCGGCAGCGTGGCGAGCGCTTCGGCATCGAGCCATTCGTACATCAGGAACGCGAGATCGCGTCGCGACATCAACAGGCTCATCGTGCTGCCTCCCGGGTGCCGGCCTTGTCAGCCGAATGAAGGAATCCGTGATCGAAAATGCTGGCAGGAATTTAGCACGGTCGTTCGCAAACGACAACGACGGACGCGCTAGTCGGCGTACCCGGGATTACGCCGATCGAGCCGGCGCAGCAATCCGGGCCAGACGAGCGCGCCGGCGCCCATTCCTCGCGTCACCGCGGCGATCTGCTGCTTGATGCCGTCGAGAATCGGCTGCGCGATCGGCAACAACGCCGAGCCGCCGGCCTGCGCGCGGACCTGGATCATGCACGCCGCTTCGAAGAAGTACATCGCGACGAACGCGTCGGCCGGCGTGGCGCCGACGGTCAGCAGGCCGTGATTGCGCAGCATCAGGTTCGTGTTGCCGCCCAGGTCGCGCACGAGGCGGGCTTTCTCGCCCTCGTTGAGCGCAATGCCCTCGTAGTCGTGATACCCGAGCGACGCCAGCACGCCGAGCGACTGCTGCGACAGCGGCAGCAGGCCGGCTTCCTGCGCCGATACGGCGACGCCGTTGATCGAATGCGTATGCATCACGCACAGCGCATCGTCGCGGGCCGCATGCACCGCGCTGTGAATCGTGAAGCCGGCCGGATTGATCTCGTACGGCGAATCGGACACCTTGCGCCCGTCGAGATCGACCTTGACCAGCGACGACGCCGTGATCTCGTCGAACATCATCCCGTACGGGTTGATCAGGAAATGGTGCTCCGGGCCGGGCACGCGCGCGGAAATATGGGTGAACACGAGATCGTCCCAGCCGAACAGCGCGGTGAGGCGATAGGCCGCCGCCAGGTTGACTCGCGCATCCCATTCGGCGGGGGAAACCGACTGCTTCAGGCTGACATCGGAAAAGGCCACGTCGACACTCCTCGTTCAAGGGTTCATGCACGCCGGGCCGCACGATGCGGCCCGGCGCGAACTGCTGCGTCAACCCGCCTGCGGCTTCGCGAGCTGATCGGCGACCGGCAGGCTGCGGATGCGCGTGCCCGTCGCCGCGAAGATTGCATTGGTCAGCGCCGGCGCGACGGGCGGCAGGCCCGGCTCGCCGACTCCGCCGAGCGGCGTCGTATAGTCGTCCGGTGCGACGAGATGCACGCGGATTTCACGCGGCGCCTCGTTCATTCTCAGCACCTGGAAGCCATTGAAGTTGCTCTGTTCCGGATGGCCGTCCTTGAACGTGATTTCGCCGTGCAGCGCGATGCCGAGCCCCATCACCACCGCGCCCTCCAGCTGCGAGCGCACGCGCTCCGGGTTGACCTGCGGCCCGCAGTCGATCGCGATGTCGACGCGCGGCACCGTGATCCTGCCGTCCGCGCCGACCTGCACCTCGCACACGGCTGCCGTATACGACACGAAACTGCGATGCGCCGCAATCCCGAGCCCGTGCCCCTTCGGCAGCTTGCGTCCCCAGCCGGCTTCGCGCGCAACCGTCTCGACCACGCGCCGCAAGCGCCCGGTATCGACCGGATACAGCGCCGGATCTTCGCCGTAATTCACGTTCTTCACCGTGATATGCGGCTCGAAACGCCGAGCGGGCCCGATCAGGTCGAGCAGGAAATCCTTCGGGTCGCGGCCGGCCGCGTGCGCCAGCTCCGACACGAAGCTCTGGATGCCGAACGCGTGCGGGATGTTGTAGACCGAGCGGAACCAGCCGATCCGCGTGTGCGCTTCCGCGGCCGGATTCTCGATCCGCACGTTCGGGATCGCGAACGGCAGATCCGCGATTCCTTGCGCGAGCTCGCCCGGCTGCTCGTGCACGATGCCCGCCTTGAACGTCGACTGGATCGACGGCGCGACCGTGCGATGCTGCCACGCGATGACTTTGCCCGACGCATCGATCCCGCCTTCGAACGCTTCGAGCGACACCGCGTGGAAATAGTCGTGTGCGATGTCGTCCTCGCGCGTGAACGTCAGCTTGACGGGCGCGCCGACCGCCTTCGACAGCAGCGCCGCTTCCACCACGTAGTCGGGCTTCGACTTGCGGCCGAAGCCGCCGCCGAGCAGCGTCACGTTGACCGTCACGCGCTCCGCCGGCAATCCGAGCGCCTTCGCGATCTCATCGCGCGTGGTCTGCGGCGCCTGCGTGCAGGTCCACACTTCGCAGCGGCCGTCGGCCACGCGCGCGACGGCCGCGGGCGGCTCCATCGTCGCGTGCGCGAGGTGCGGAATGTAGTACATCGCACGCACGCGCTTCGCCGCGCCGGCGAGCGCCGCGGCCGCGTCGCCGTCGTTGCGGATCACGTCGCCCGGCTGCGCGGCGGCCGCTTCGAGCGTCTTGCGATACGCGGCCGAATCGTAGTTCGCGTTCGGCCCGTGTTTCCAGTCGATCTTCAACTGCGCGCGCGCCTGGATGGCCGTCCACGTATCGCGCGCGACGACAGCCACACCGCCGAGCGGCTGGAAGCCGGACGGCAGCGGCGTCGACGCAAGCTGCACGACCTTGACGACGCCCGGCAGCTTCTCCGCCGCCGACGCGTCGAACGACGCCACCGTGTCGCCGTAGACGGGCGGGCGCGCGACGACCGCGTACAGCATGCCGTCGAGCCGCGTGTCGATCCCGTAGTGCGCGCGGCCGCCGACGATGTCGCGTCCGTCGATCAGCGCCGTTTCGCCCTTGCCGATATAGCGGAATTCCGCCGGCGCTTTCAGCGCCACGGTTGCCGGGTCCGGCACTGGCAATGCGGCCGCTTTCGCCGCGAGCTCGCCGAAGCCGAGCTTGCGCCCGCTCTTCGTATCGACGACCTCGTGCACCGTCGCCTTGACCTGACCCGCGTCGACGCCCCACGCCGTGGCGGCAGCCTGCTCGAGCATCGTGCGCGCGGCCGCACCCGCGCGGCGCAGCGCGGCGAAGCTCTGCCGCAGGCTGCGCGACCCGTCGGTGTTCTGGTTGCCGTAGCGCGGCTCGTCGCCGACGGCCTGTGCGACCTTCACGCGCGCCCAGTCCGCGCCCA
This genomic interval carries:
- a CDS encoding NADPH:quinone oxidoreductase family protein; its protein translation is MKALLCTAFGPIDSLRIEDVAIPEPAAGQVRVQVKAASLNFPDALIVQGLYQVKPALPFSPGAEFAGVIDAVGEGVTAWRPGDSVVAFTGHGGFAQQCVADAHQIAALPPGMTFEQGAALVLAYGTSLHALQQRARLQSGETLLVLGAAGGVGLAAIEIAKALGARVIAAASSADKLALCRDAGADETIDYAAEDLRRRVDELTGGRGADVVYDPVGGAYTEAALRATAWRGRFLVVGFAAGEIPKIALNLALLKERDILGVFWGDAVRRDPAQHRANMQQLAEWFAAGKVRPAITEHVPLAGAADAIARMANRQVKGKVVILPDA
- a CDS encoding acyl-CoA dehydrogenase yields the protein MSLLMSRRDLAFLMYEWLDAEALATLPHYADHSRETFEAVLDTSERMAAELFAPHAARGDREEPHFDGERVTLIPEVEPAVRAFADAGLIAAGHDEALGGMRLPKLVEAASFLFFQAANIATAAYPFLSVANANLLIAHGSPAQIDAFARPELEGRFFGTMCLSEPQAGSSLSDIVTRADFEGDSPLGPRYRLTGNKMWISGGEHELAENIVHLVLAKIPDEHGRLLPGTRGISLFIVPKYLPGTDGGAPGEHNDVVLAGLNHKMGYRGTTNCLLNFGEGTRYRPEGRAGAIGYLVGQPNHGLAYMFHMMNEARIGVGAGAVALGYTGYLHALDYARNRPQGRPLGPAGKDAAAPQAPIVAHPDVRRMLLAQKAYVEGGLALILYCAKLVDEGRAHADADVRANAARLLDILTPIAKSWPSQWCLAANDLAIQVHGGYGYTRDYAVERLYRDNRLNPIHEGTHGIQALDLLGRKVVQDDGASLRALDARIGATVERARALDAGLHEQADALARRWARLRDVTQQLGALGDPQQRLANASVYLEAFGHLVVAWLWLDVTLAAHGHSDDFHDGKRAAARFFFNWELPKVDAQLDLLSSVDTTTLDMRDAWF
- a CDS encoding class II aldolase/adducin family protein: MAFSDVSLKQSVSPAEWDARVNLAAAYRLTALFGWDDLVFTHISARVPGPEHHFLINPYGMMFDEITASSLVKVDLDGRKVSDSPYEINPAGFTIHSAVHAARDDALCVMHTHSINGVAVSAQEAGLLPLSQQSLGVLASLGYHDYEGIALNEGEKARLVRDLGGNTNLMLRNHGLLTVGATPADAFVAMYFFEAACMIQVRAQAGGSALLPIAQPILDGIKQQIAAVTRGMGAGALVWPGLLRRLDRRNPGYAD
- a CDS encoding xanthine dehydrogenase family protein molybdopterin-binding subunit; translation: MSAPELSVHNESRRALLLGFASGGLLLAFGVPSLARAAVPVQPPVSANPQYGGAGMPHGLRDDPHLFVAIAPDGTVTVTCIRSEMGQGVRTSVALVVADELGADWARVKVAQAVGDEPRYGNQNTDGSRSLRQSFAALRRAGAAARTMLEQAAATAWGVDAGQVKATVHEVVDTKSGRKLGFGELAAKAAALPVPDPATVALKAPAEFRYIGKGETALIDGRDIVGGRAHYGIDTRLDGMLYAVVARPPVYGDTVASFDASAAEKLPGVVKVVQLASTPLPSGFQPLGGVAVVARDTWTAIQARAQLKIDWKHGPNANYDSAAYRKTLEAAAAQPGDVIRNDGDAAAALAGAAKRVRAMYYIPHLAHATMEPPAAVARVADGRCEVWTCTQAPQTTRDEIAKALGLPAERVTVNVTLLGGGFGRKSKPDYVVEAALLSKAVGAPVKLTFTREDDIAHDYFHAVSLEAFEGGIDASGKVIAWQHRTVAPSIQSTFKAGIVHEQPGELAQGIADLPFAIPNVRIENPAAEAHTRIGWFRSVYNIPHAFGIQSFVSELAHAAGRDPKDFLLDLIGPARRFEPHITVKNVNYGEDPALYPVDTGRLRRVVETVAREAGWGRKLPKGHGLGIAAHRSFVSYTAAVCEVQVGADGRITVPRVDIAIDCGPQVNPERVRSQLEGAVVMGLGIALHGEITFKDGHPEQSNFNGFQVLRMNEAPREIRVHLVAPDDYTTPLGGVGEPGLPPVAPALTNAIFAATGTRIRSLPVADQLAKPQAG